In one Candidatus Auribacterota bacterium genomic region, the following are encoded:
- a CDS encoding radical SAM protein, translated as MSVVNRLVNSTQRRALKEIISRIPKFSLNNLIRLTYLAEFLTKNHDDKEIIRYMRSTFQKNHPTVQLARDVMGRLSPNCRERLVNNLMLNNLVIGNSLRENDLYEQEGFIPPSLLVISPTMRCNLKCYGCYAGEYAQDFGLPFELIDRVISEAKELGIYFITFSGGEVFTRKDIWGIYEKHLDVYFQLYTNGTLIDRDAASRLGELGNVAPMISAEGMEKWTDERRGPGAFKRIMDAMDYLAEAGVPFGASCTETRDNINEICSDEFVDMLVAKKAMILWYFQYIPIGRKPAMELMPTPRQRDELRRRVRQLRNSKPIFIGDFWNDGYFVGGCIAGGRQYLHINANGDVEPCVFCHFAVDNIKEKSLRDVIRSDFFKAIQSRQPYSDNLLRPCMIVDCPDVLEAVVRECGARPTHPGAETIITELREPLRKYAEEYARYADAAWEKEYVAKGFVRGYASVES; from the coding sequence ATGAGTGTCGTCAATAGACTGGTCAACTCTACCCAGCGCCGGGCCCTGAAGGAGATCATAAGCAGAATCCCGAAATTTTCTCTCAACAACCTCATACGGCTGACCTATCTCGCTGAGTTTTTGACGAAGAACCATGACGACAAAGAAATTATCCGTTATATGCGCTCCACATTCCAGAAAAACCACCCCACGGTCCAGCTCGCCAGGGATGTCATGGGGAGGTTGTCTCCGAACTGCCGAGAACGGCTCGTGAACAACCTGATGCTCAACAACCTGGTGATAGGAAACTCGCTGAGAGAAAATGACCTCTACGAGCAGGAGGGATTTATCCCGCCGTCCCTCCTTGTCATCAGCCCGACGATGCGATGCAATCTGAAATGTTACGGCTGCTACGCGGGTGAGTATGCTCAGGATTTCGGTCTCCCCTTCGAGCTCATTGACCGGGTCATCAGCGAAGCCAAAGAGCTCGGTATCTACTTTATCACTTTCTCCGGCGGAGAGGTCTTTACGCGGAAGGACATATGGGGGATCTATGAGAAGCACCTCGATGTGTATTTCCAGCTCTACACCAATGGGACGCTCATTGACAGGGACGCAGCCAGCAGGCTCGGAGAGCTCGGAAACGTCGCGCCGATGATCAGCGCCGAGGGCATGGAGAAGTGGACGGACGAGCGCCGCGGCCCCGGTGCGTTCAAGAGGATCATGGACGCAATGGACTACCTCGCCGAAGCGGGTGTCCCTTTCGGCGCCTCGTGCACCGAAACGCGCGACAACATCAACGAGATCTGCAGCGATGAATTCGTGGACATGCTCGTGGCGAAGAAGGCGATGATACTCTGGTACTTCCAGTATATCCCCATCGGACGGAAGCCCGCCATGGAGCTGATGCCGACGCCAAGGCAGCGCGACGAGTTGCGCCGCCGCGTCCGGCAGTTGCGGAACAGCAAGCCGATCTTCATCGGCGACTTCTGGAACGACGGCTATTTCGTCGGCGGCTGCATCGCGGGGGGGCGCCAGTACCTGCATATCAATGCTAACGGCGACGTCGAACCGTGCGTCTTCTGCCACTTCGCGGTGGACAACATCAAGGAGAAAAGCCTGCGGGATGTGATCCGATCCGACTTCTTCAAGGCCATCCAATCGAGGCAGCCATATTCAGACAATCTCCTGAGGCCATGCATGATCGTCGACTGCCCTGACGTGCTCGAGGCGGTCGTCCGCGAGTGCGGTGCGCGGCCGACCCATCCCGGCGCGGAGACGATCATCACCGAGCTCAGGGAGCCGCTCAGGAAATATGCAGAGGAGTACGCCCGCTATGCCGACGCGGCATGGGAAAAAGAGTATGTCGCAAAGGGCTTCGTGCGGGGCTATGCGAGCGTCGAGTCATAG